In the Armatimonadota bacterium genome, GTCGGCCGTGACGCGGCCGCGCTGGACGCGGCGGTCGGGGACACGGTCGGCGCCGGGGGCGAGGCCTACGCCGTCCCCGCCGACGTGACCGATGCGGCCCAGGCGACGCGCGCCGTGGCCGCGGCCGTGGCGTGGTTGGGCGCCATCGACGCCTACGTCCACGCCGCCGGACGAGGCGTGCGCGGGGCGTTCGTCGATCTCGACGACGCCGTCTGGCGCGACGCCTTCGACCTCAACGTCTTCGCCGTGGTGCGGATGGTACGGCTGGTCGTCCCCCACATGCGTCGCGGCGGGCGGATCGTGCTGCTGGGCGCTGCGTCGGGCAAGGCGCCCCACTTCCACCAGTCGCCCTCCAACGCGGCCAAGGCGGCGCTGGCCAACCTGACGGTCTCGCTGGCCGCGGAGCTCGCCCCGGACCTGGTGGTCAACTGCGTGGCCCCGGGGCGGATCCTCACCGAGCGGCGCCGCGCCCGCGCCGAGGCCGAGGCCGCACGGGAGGGCCTGACGCCACAGACCTGGCTGCAGCGCGACGCGGCGCCGGTGCCCCTCGGCCGCCACGGCACGCCGCGCGAGGTGGCCGGCGTCGTCGTCTTCTTCGCCTCGCCCTGGGCCTCGTACACCACGGGCCAGATCATCATCGTCGACGGAGGCCTGGTGCGCGCGCTGTGACCCCCGACGAGGTCGCCGCCGACGCCCTGTCGACCGACGCGGCCGCGGTCCGGTCACGGTGGCCGACGGCCGTGTGGGCGACCGCCATCGCCCTGTTCCTGCTGGCGGGGCTCGGGCCGCTCCCGCCGGGCCTGACGCGCGCTGGCGCGCTGGCACTGGCGGGCGTGGGCGCCGCCGTGGTCTTCTGGGCCAGCGGCGTCCAGGATCCCGCCATGACCGGATTGCTGGTCGTCTCGGCCCTGGCGCTGCTGCGCGTGGTGACGTTCGAGGAGGCAGTGGCGGGATTTGGCGCCGAGTTCGTCTGGCTGCTGGCGGCCACCTTCATCCTCGCCCAGGGCATGGCCGATGCGGGCCTGGGGCGGCGCATCGCCCTCGGCATGCTCCGCCTGGCCGGCGGGCGCGCGTCGCTGGTGCTGCTGGCGCTGCTGGGCGTGGTGGTGGTGCTCACGTTCATGGTGCCCACCGCCGCCGGCCGCATCTCGATGGTGCTACCCATCTGCCTGGGGATCGTGCAGGCCGCAGGCATTCCGCCCACGTCCAACTTCGCCCGGGCGATGCTGATCGGCACCTCCCATACCACCATCATGGCGGGCATCGGCGTCGTCACCGGCGCGGGGGCCACCGTCTACGCCGCGGGCGCCTTCGCCAGCCTCGCAGGCCATCGCTGGACGTACCTGAGCTGGATGCTCGCGTTCTTCCCGCCCGTCGTGATTTTCGTGCTGGTGCTCTGGCGCTTGCTGCTGCGCGTCTTCCCACCCGAGCGCGCCGACCTGACGGGCGGTGCCACCTACGTCCGTGACGAACTGCGCCGCCTGGGCCCGCTGCGGCCCGCCGAGCGCAAGCTGCTCGCGGTCTTCGCGGGCATGTACGTCCTGTGGATCGCCGGCCCGCGCTGGCAGATCACGACAGCGCAGGCCGGGCTGCTGGGCGCCCTGGCGCTGCTGGTGCCCGGGATGCAGGTGCTCACCTGGGAACGGGCACTGGGTGCCGTCAAGTGGAACGTCCTGATCCTGTTCGCCGTCTCGCTCACCCTGGCCCACGCGCTGGAGTCCTCGGGC is a window encoding:
- a CDS encoding DASS family sodium-coupled anion symporter, producing MTPDEVAADALSTDAAAVRSRWPTAVWATAIALFLLAGLGPLPPGLTRAGALALAGVGAAVVFWASGVQDPAMTGLLVVSALALLRVVTFEEAVAGFGAEFVWLLAATFILAQGMADAGLGRRIALGMLRLAGGRASLVLLALLGVVVVLTFMVPTAAGRISMVLPICLGIVQAAGIPPTSNFARAMLIGTSHTTIMAGIGVVTGAGATVYAAGAFASLAGHRWTYLSWMLAFFPPVVIFVLVLWRLLLRVFPPERADLTGGATYVRDELRRLGPLRPAERKLLAVFAGMYVLWIAGPRWQITTAQAGLLGALALLVPGMQVLTWERALGAVKWNVLILFAVSLTLAHALESSGAAAWLAAAALGLLAHPSPPAVVAVLAPLIVLLRVGFVNNLGMIALGLPLAFTLARGWGLDPVWIGLIVVMTAGPGFLLPTQTPTGMITLGYEYYTTRDYLRSGLPASLALLALVAVCALVYWPLMGWRP
- a CDS encoding SDR family oxidoreductase, with amino-acid sequence MDLGLRGSAVLLVGGSRGIGREVARLLGAEGARVALVGRDAAALDAAVGDTVGAGGEAYAVPADVTDAAQATRAVAAAVAWLGAIDAYVHAAGRGVRGAFVDLDDAVWRDAFDLNVFAVVRMVRLVVPHMRRGGRIVLLGAASGKAPHFHQSPSNAAKAALANLTVSLAAELAPDLVVNCVAPGRILTERRRARAEAEAAREGLTPQTWLQRDAAPVPLGRHGTPREVAGVVVFFASPWASYTTGQIIIVDGGLVRAL